One genomic segment of Hevea brasiliensis isolate MT/VB/25A 57/8 chromosome 3, ASM3005281v1, whole genome shotgun sequence includes these proteins:
- the LOC110647299 gene encoding zinc finger CCCH domain-containing protein 14, translating into MMDVRKRGRPEAGFNANGGLKKSKHEMDSLSTGVGSKSKPCTKFFSTAGCPFGESCHFLHYVPGGYNAVAQMMNLGPAVTPVSRNLAVPSVVPNGSAPTAVKSRLCNKYNSAEGCKFGDKCHFAHGEWELVGKPIASSHEDARAIGTIPGRMGGRMEPPSPGLAASFGASATAKISVEASLAGAIIGKGGVNSKQICRQTGAKLSIREHETDPNLRNIEFEGSFEQIKQASAMVSELIASVSSANASAKTTGVPGGGHAHPGSNYKTKICENFSKGSCSFGQRCHFAHGAAELRKSGV; encoded by the exons ATGATGGATGTAAGAAAGAGAGGGAGGCCTGAAGCTGGCTTCAATGCGAATGGGGGACTCAAGAAATCTAAGCATG AAATGGACTCCTTATCAACTGGTGTAGGAAGCAAATCGAAGCCATGCACCAAGTTTTTCAG TACTGCTGGCTGTCCATTTGGTGAGAGCTGCCATTTTTTGCACTATGTTCCAGGCGGCTACAATGCTGTGGCCCAGATGATGAATCTGGGGCCAGCTGTCACTCCAGTTTCTAGAAACCTGGCTGTCCCGTCGGTGGTTCCTAATGGTTCTGCTCCAACTGCAGTTAAGAGCCGCTTGTGCAACAAATATAATTCTGCTGAAGGTTGCAAGTTTGGTGACAAATGCCATTTTGCACATGGTGAGTGGGAACTTGTTGGCAAGCCCATTGCTTCATCGCATGAGGATGCTCGTGCCATTGGAACTATTCCAGGGCGTATGGGTGGTCGGATGGAACCCCCTTCACCTGGACTTGCTGCTAGTTTTGGTGCCTCAGCCACTGCAAAAATCAGTGTGGAAGCTTCCCTTGCTGGAGCCATCATTGGTAAAGGTGGTGTGAATTCCAAGCAGATCTGTCGCCAAACAGGAGCCAAGTTATCCATCAGGGAACATGAAACGGATCCTAATCTCAGGAACATCGAATTTGAGGGATCATTTGAACAGATTAAGCAAGCTAGTGCCATGGTTTCGGAGCTAATTGCCAGTGTTAGTTCTGCAAATGCCTCAGCGAAAACTACTGGAGTGCCCGGGGGCGGCCATGCCCATCCAGGAAGCAACTATAAAACCAAGATATGTGAAAATTTTAGCAAAGGATCTTGCAGCTTTGGTCAAAGATGCCACTTTGCTCATGGGGCCGCTGAATTGCGCAAGTCAGGCGTGTGA
- the LOC110647300 gene encoding 11 kDa late embryogenesis abundant protein — protein MQSMKETAANAAASAKAGMEKSKATVQEKVEKMSAHDPMQKEMATQKKEQRKAEAELNKQEAREHNAAAKQVAKAGGHANYTTGTPGAAYGTEPHAYSHTHSPASGTPGYPMGTQQMSAMPGQGTGQPYGGQVDPMGVERTHPTGLPGDTTGHNPRA, from the exons ATGCAGTCCATGAAGGAAACCGCGGCCAACGCTGCAGCCTCTGCTAAGGCTGGCATGGAGAAATCCAAAGCAACCGTCCAAGAGAAG GTGGAGAAGATGTCAGCACATGATCCAATGCAGAAGGAAATGGCAACCCAAAAGAAGGAACAGAGGAAGGCAGAGGCAGAATTGAACAAACAGGAGGCGCGTGAGCATAACGCTGCAGCAAAGCAGGTAGCCAAGGCTGGTGGCCATGCAAACTACACAACAGGCACGCCTGGTGCTGCTTATGGCACCGAACCTCATGCCTATTCCCACACCCATTCGCCTGCAAGTGGGACGCCTGGTTATCCCATGGGGACCCAGCAAATGTCGGCCATGCCTGGACAAGGCACAGGGCAGCCCTACGGTGGGCAAGTGGATCCCATGGGTGTAGAGAGGACTCATCCAACTGGGTTGCCTGGCGACACCACCGGCCACAACCCTCGTGCGTAG